The sequence below is a genomic window from Pseudorasbora parva isolate DD20220531a chromosome 4, ASM2467924v1, whole genome shotgun sequence.
GTGGAAGACGTATATGTGGAACTGGTGGGTGCATTGCAAACGCCCCTCTCCATCAAAACAAAAGCTACTTTGAATTCAAGATTCAATCCACAGGTAAGACGTGTGTGCAAGCATTTACTGTATGTTAGACTAATCAATCGTCAATAGTTCATCTTAGTCATTAGGTGTGACTGCAGTGAACTTTGCCCCTTGCAGGTGTGTGGGGAATAGGAGTGGCAACTAAGAAAGCAAATCTAAACCAGATTCCTATGGGTAGAGACCCACACAGCCTTGTGCTCAGGCAAGATGGCACCGTGTACCACAACAACGAAGAAAAGAACCGATTACCTGCTAACAGCTTACCGCAGGAAGGAGATATTGTGGTGAGTCTTAATGGCAGTTATGTCAAATGAATATGGAATTTGTTGTTGGCAAATAATACATCTATTTGTGAACTTCCATTCTGGACTTAATTTGGGATTTGCTGCCTATAATAACAAgggttcttaaagggttagttcagccaaaaattaaaatgatcacccttctcaagccatcctaggtgtatatgagtgtataaaaatattccttttttttagccaaaaacaatcagtttattataaatatcctggctcttcccagctttaaaatGGGGGTGAAtggtccatccatccatccatccatcataaaagtactccAGGGGGTCAATGAAGATAGCAAAGTAATGCAGTTTTGTAAGAATAATATCTATATTCATAAcattataaactataattatTGGCTGCCAGTAGTGACCGTATGCAAATCTAGTTCAGCAGAAAATGTACCTCTGACCCGACACATTCTCGTTTTAGACGGTGTTTTGGTTTACGGCAGAACTAGACTTGCATACAGCTGTTACCagaagccagtgattatagtttatatagATTATAGTgattaaagttataaatatttttctttcaaaaatggatggatgcactttttttttggcTTAAAAATATATGGTGCCATTCACAACCCATTACAAaccttggaagagccaggatatttttcttaataaaactctgattgtgtttggctaaaagaagaatgtcatatgcatctaagatggcttgagggtgagtaaattatgggataattttaaCAGATGAATTTTACAGATGAATTAACAATAATGTTGTTACAGATTAAATGCTAAAGCTTTTTTCCACCAGCAATAGTGTTACTTTTGGCCTAGGACACACTAGAGGATTTTCAAATCTTAACTGATTTTCAAACTGGGAGACTCTTTAGCATTACAATGCTCCAAATCCTTCAAACACACTACAAGATTCACCTGAACCGCGACACCACACACTTGTCGACATTTTCACAGTGAGACGAGATCTCGCAGAGACTTACGAGATCAAATATGActtgggaaaaaaaacaaatggaGGACGATCAATGTGGTCAGCGGGTTCTGTTTTACGGGaaaacaaaaaaggaaaaatagaACATGGGTCATCTTTCTCAGTAGTCCACTTTTGTGGCATGTTTGTGGCTGCCAAGTTTCAGTTATAGAAGCACATAAAATCTGGTTGGTGAAGCTTGCTCACTCTCATTGGTCAGTGGCAGCCTGATATTTATGAAGAGGCATGAACATGTCTGATATATTTATGATTTGTAATCATGCAGGCTCCAACGTGATCAGGAGCAGTACAAAAATCGTAATGACACCACAAAATTGAGgatttttttggacaaaaagtTGTTTGCGATCAGCCTCGAATTAGGCCACACTCCCCCGATCGCTTGGGGGTGAAAATAGGGCTTAAAATCTTCAAGTGTGTCTCAGCCTAAGGCGATTGCTAACAAGTGGCTAGTTGGGATTCTAGAGGTTGTCAAGAACATTAACCATCAAGTAGAACAGGAAAAATTGTCTACTTGCCTTCATAGCCTTGTTGTGTTTATGGTCATGCATGCTATTGAGAGCTGTTCTTACAAAAGCTCTgttctttaataaaaatgttctttAAATAAAGACTGAAAAAGTTTTCGGAAGCTTAGTGATGTAGACGTGTGATTGTAGTGTACTTCCTTTTACTTCTGGGGATTATATCTAtgcttcaaaattcataaaagttgttttcatctatgatgattattattatgaataacAACATGTTTATGAATCATACACTTTAGTTGGTCTCAGAGCATATTTTCTGAAATAATCCAAACAGCCAATAGAAAAATCCTATTGGGGAACCAGGGGGATCTTAACTTTCCTGCTTGAATgcaaaggcatgtaaattacaCACAATTCCTGTGCTTATGGTTCATTTTGTGTGTAATAATGTATCTAATTTGTTTGTGTGAATGTAGGGTGTTACGTATGACCATGTGGAGCTGAATTTGTACCTAAACGGAAAGAATATGAACTGTCCTGCATCAGGCATTAGAGGAACCGTTTATCCTGTAGTTTATGGTGAGTATTATATAAAttgtattcattattattattactaaacaCTAATATCTT
It includes:
- the spryd7a gene encoding SPRY domain-containing protein 7a, with protein sequence MAALLACCFGCCADNTSGHVTLKEMPTVQLDTHHMGTDVVIVKSGRRICGTGGCIANAPLHQNKSYFEFKIQSTGVWGIGVATKKANLNQIPMGRDPHSLVLRQDGTVYHNNEEKNRLPANSLPQEGDIVGVTYDHVELNLYLNGKNMNCPASGIRGTVYPVVYVDDSAILDCQFNDFYHPPPHGYQKILFEQQIF